The Humulus lupulus chromosome 7, drHumLupu1.1, whole genome shotgun sequence region CAACCCCATAAAGAATATAAACAAAAACaggaacaaacaaacaaaaaataaaaaatcactaacaaaaaagaaaaacttcTTTGGAAATGTTAATAATATATTTGAAGTTGTTAGTGTTCAAATCCGACGTATAATCATGGAGCACTTCTTCCCCAGCCAACGAAGGCCTTTCTTGAAAGAGCTTTTGACATTGGCTTCGGCGCTGTACAACTTATACGAAGTAATCCGGCGTTGCCGCTTCATCTCAGGATCATTCCACCACCACTTGAGCGATTGAGATGAGCTCTTTGATGCCTTCAAAACGCGTTGTTTGGAAGAAGAAAGGTTCTTCGACGACGACAACGACAACGACGACTGATTATTCTTATGATGATTATTACTAGACCAACCTGTGTATGTTCTGTTCTCGCTTAGATATCTCGCATGCACCGTC contains the following coding sequences:
- the LOC133791945 gene encoding uncharacterized protein LOC133791945, yielding MGEVIRHRSNGVARNIETVHARYLSENRTYTGWSSNNHHKNNQSSLSLSSSKNLSSSKQRVLKASKSSSQSLKWWWNDPEMKRQRRITSYKLYSAEANVKSSFKKGLRWLGKKCSMIIRRI